From the genome of Hymenobacter sp. PAMC 26628, one region includes:
- a CDS encoding AraC family transcriptional regulator has product MIYQFIQPAPALRPYIRQYQLFHFTFDRHAPIPVKSYPACPEEGFSFFLRGRLQTECPELGTTETCARAAIFGLPDYRQNFRVPDDFMLLHAWFQPGALFKFLRIPMPELLHQAIDAEAVWGSEIRSLTEQLANTASYAELPRILDQFFWQKARQLVREDHPLDHIGQRLLAQPGSFELSQLAATACLSPRAFERRFEQQVGVTPKYFARICRFWMAIKHKESDSAIDWLSLALHHGYSDYQHLAKDFRQFAGVTPSLLLQQVAQDPEHLLRLTPEQR; this is encoded by the coding sequence ATGATTTACCAATTCATTCAGCCCGCCCCCGCCCTGCGGCCCTACATTCGCCAGTACCAGCTGTTTCATTTCACGTTCGACCGGCACGCGCCCATTCCCGTCAAATCGTATCCGGCCTGCCCCGAAGAAGGTTTTTCTTTCTTTCTGCGCGGCCGCCTCCAAACCGAATGCCCCGAGCTGGGCACCACGGAAACCTGCGCCCGCGCCGCTATTTTTGGCCTGCCCGACTACCGGCAGAATTTCCGCGTGCCCGACGATTTTATGCTGCTGCACGCCTGGTTTCAGCCGGGGGCCTTGTTCAAATTTCTGCGCATTCCGATGCCAGAGCTGCTGCACCAGGCCATTGACGCCGAGGCGGTGTGGGGCAGTGAAATACGCTCCCTGACCGAACAGTTGGCTAACACCGCCAGCTACGCCGAATTGCCGCGCATCCTGGACCAGTTTTTCTGGCAGAAGGCCCGGCAGCTGGTGCGCGAAGACCATCCGCTCGACCACATCGGGCAACGGCTGCTGGCCCAGCCGGGCAGCTTTGAGCTTAGCCAGCTGGCCGCAACGGCCTGCCTGAGTCCGCGGGCTTTCGAGCGGCGCTTCGAGCAGCAGGTGGGCGTCACGCCCAAATATTTTGCCCGCATCTGCCGCTTCTGGATGGCCATTAAGCACAAGGAAAGCGACTCGGCCATCGACTGGCTGAGCCTGGCCCTGCACCACGGCTACAGCGACTACCAGCACCTGGCGAAGGACTTCCGGCAGTTTGCGGGGGTGACGCCCAGCCTGCTGCTCCAGCAAGTGGCCCAAGACCCGGAGCACCTGCTTCGGCTCACGCCCGAGCAGCGCTAG
- a CDS encoding class I fructose-bisphosphate aldolase: MNINSLIATAQALVAPGKGLLAMDESTGTCNARFAALGIPETVEARRAYRELLVTTPGLGEGISGAILFDETIRQRTAVGVPFVEILQQAGIMPGIKVDVGAHELAGFPGEQVTEGLDDLRARLAEYAGLGARFAKWRAVLAIGTDRPSRACIEANAHALARYAALCQAAGLVPIVEPEVLLTGPHSLAQCAAVTEDVLHEVFAQLRTQGVALEGMLLKPSMVLAGNECPKQPTTSHVADATLASLLRTVPAAVPGVAFLSGGQSPEQATRHLAAMHERRGRLPWALTFSFGRALHQPALEAWGSQPANVAAAQQALLSRVASNRAAVGVGEAAAAHA; this comes from the coding sequence ATGAATATAAATTCCTTAATCGCCACCGCCCAGGCGCTGGTAGCCCCCGGCAAGGGCCTGCTGGCGATGGACGAAAGCACCGGCACCTGCAACGCCCGCTTCGCCGCTCTCGGCATTCCCGAAACGGTGGAAGCCCGCCGCGCCTACCGCGAACTGTTGGTGACCACGCCGGGGTTGGGCGAGGGCATCAGCGGGGCCATTCTATTTGACGAAACCATCCGGCAGCGCACGGCGGTGGGCGTTCCCTTCGTGGAAATCTTGCAGCAGGCGGGCATCATGCCGGGCATCAAGGTGGATGTGGGCGCGCACGAGTTGGCCGGCTTTCCGGGCGAGCAGGTGACCGAAGGGCTCGACGACCTACGCGCCCGCCTGGCCGAATATGCCGGGCTAGGTGCCCGATTCGCCAAGTGGCGGGCGGTGCTGGCCATCGGCACCGACCGGCCCAGCCGGGCCTGCATAGAAGCTAATGCCCACGCGCTGGCCCGCTACGCCGCCCTGTGCCAGGCGGCTGGCCTGGTGCCCATCGTGGAGCCCGAAGTGCTGCTCACCGGCCCGCACTCGCTGGCCCAGTGCGCGGCCGTGACGGAGGACGTGCTGCACGAAGTATTTGCGCAGCTGCGCACCCAGGGCGTGGCCCTGGAAGGGATGCTTCTGAAGCCCAGCATGGTACTGGCCGGGAACGAGTGTCCCAAGCAGCCTACCACCTCGCACGTCGCCGACGCGACCCTGGCCTCTCTATTGCGCACGGTGCCGGCGGCCGTGCCGGGCGTGGCGTTTTTGTCGGGTGGGCAGTCGCCCGAGCAGGCCACGCGCCACCTGGCGGCCATGCACGAACGCCGTGGGCGGCTGCCGTGGGCGCTCACGTTTTCCTTTGGCCGGGCGCTGCACCAGCCGGCGCTGGAGGCCTGGGGCAGCCAGCCCGCCAACGTGGCCGCTGCCCAGCAAGCGCTGCTGAGCCGGGTGGCAAGCAACCGGGCGGCGGTGGGGGTAGGGGAGGCCGCAGCAGCCCACGCATGA
- a CDS encoding phosphoketolase family protein → MEATTLTPPIARPATKPLAPEVVQRLDAYWRAANYLSVGQIYLCDNPLLREPLQLGHIKKMLLGHWGTTPGQNFIYTHLNCIIKRRDLNMIYLSGPGHGGPAVVAGTYLEGTYSEVYPDISQDEIGLKRLFTQFSYPGGISSHASPQTPGSIHEGGELGYSLSHAFGAVFDNPELIVACVIGDGEAETGPLATAWHSNKFLNPATDGAVLPILHLNGYKISNPTVLARITHEELDQLLRGYGWTPYYVEGHEPELMHQAMAATLEEVVCDIHQIQQQAREHGDLTRPRWPLIVLRSPKGWTGPKEVDGRPNEGTFRAHQVPLAVSASAPPEHLAQLEAWLRSYKPEELFDEAGRLRPELAELAPHGDHRMGANPNANGGLLLHDLHLPDYCDYAVAVPAPGAVEASDTGTVGKFLRDVLKLNAAPRNFRIFGPDETLSNKLDAVFEVTNRQWDAAVEANDEFLALAGGVMEMLSEHQCEGWLEGYLLTGRHGLFNSYEAFVHIVDSMFNQHAKWLKMTLEIPWRRNIASLNYLLTSTVWRQDHNGFTHQDPGFIDHVINKKASIVRVYLPPDANCLLSVMDHCLRSRHYVNVIVAGKHPAPQWLSMDAARTHCAEGIGLWPWASTDAGQEPDAVLACCGDVPTLEILAAASILREHLPELKIRVVNVVDLLKLERHTEHPHGLPDADYDALFTRDKPVIFAFHGYPWLVHRLTYNRANNQHMHVRGYKEEGTITTAFDMTVLNDMDRFHLAMDVLDRVPQLGNKGAYLKQHLKDKLVEHRQYITTHGEDMPEVRNWQWKA, encoded by the coding sequence ATGGAAGCTACCACCCTCACGCCCCCCATTGCCCGCCCCGCTACGAAGCCACTCGCGCCCGAAGTGGTGCAGCGCCTCGATGCCTACTGGCGGGCGGCCAACTACCTCTCGGTGGGCCAGATATACTTGTGCGACAACCCTTTGCTACGCGAGCCGCTCCAATTGGGGCACATCAAGAAGATGCTGCTGGGGCACTGGGGCACCACGCCGGGCCAGAACTTCATCTACACTCACCTCAACTGCATCATCAAGCGGCGCGATTTGAACATGATTTACCTCTCCGGGCCGGGGCACGGCGGGCCGGCGGTGGTGGCGGGCACCTACCTAGAGGGCACGTACAGCGAGGTGTACCCGGATATTAGCCAGGACGAAATCGGCCTGAAACGGCTGTTTACGCAGTTTTCGTACCCCGGCGGGATTTCCAGCCATGCCTCGCCCCAAACGCCGGGCTCCATCCACGAGGGCGGCGAATTGGGCTACTCGCTCAGCCACGCTTTTGGGGCGGTGTTCGATAACCCGGAGCTGATTGTGGCCTGCGTAATTGGCGACGGCGAGGCCGAAACCGGGCCCCTGGCCACCGCCTGGCACTCCAACAAGTTCCTCAACCCGGCCACCGACGGCGCGGTGCTGCCCATTCTGCACCTCAACGGCTACAAGATTTCCAACCCCACAGTGCTGGCCCGCATCACCCATGAGGAGCTGGACCAATTATTACGCGGCTACGGCTGGACGCCCTACTACGTGGAAGGCCACGAGCCGGAGCTGATGCACCAGGCCATGGCGGCGACACTGGAAGAGGTGGTCTGCGACATCCACCAGATTCAGCAGCAGGCCCGCGAGCACGGCGACCTCACCCGGCCGCGCTGGCCGCTGATTGTGCTGCGCTCGCCCAAGGGATGGACGGGCCCGAAAGAGGTTGATGGCCGGCCCAATGAGGGTACCTTCCGCGCCCACCAGGTGCCGCTGGCCGTGTCGGCCAGCGCGCCGCCCGAGCACCTGGCGCAGCTAGAAGCCTGGCTCAGAAGCTACAAGCCCGAAGAATTGTTTGATGAAGCCGGCCGCCTGCGCCCCGAGCTGGCCGAGCTGGCCCCGCACGGCGACCATCGCATGGGGGCCAATCCCAACGCCAACGGTGGCCTGCTGCTCCACGATTTGCACCTGCCCGACTACTGCGACTACGCCGTGGCTGTGCCCGCGCCGGGGGCCGTGGAGGCCAGTGATACGGGTACGGTAGGCAAGTTTCTGCGCGACGTGCTCAAGCTGAACGCCGCTCCGCGCAACTTCCGCATCTTCGGCCCCGACGAAACGCTGTCGAACAAGCTCGACGCCGTGTTTGAGGTGACCAACCGGCAGTGGGACGCGGCCGTGGAAGCCAACGACGAGTTTCTGGCCCTCGCCGGCGGGGTGATGGAAATGCTGAGCGAGCACCAGTGCGAAGGTTGGCTCGAAGGATATCTGCTGACCGGCCGCCACGGCTTGTTCAACAGCTACGAGGCGTTCGTGCACATCGTGGACTCGATGTTCAATCAGCACGCCAAGTGGCTGAAAATGACGCTTGAAATCCCCTGGCGGCGCAACATTGCCTCGCTGAATTACCTGCTGACTTCCACCGTATGGCGGCAGGACCACAACGGCTTCACGCACCAGGACCCCGGCTTTATCGACCACGTTATCAACAAGAAAGCCAGCATCGTGCGCGTGTATTTGCCGCCCGATGCCAACTGCCTGCTCTCGGTGATGGACCACTGCCTGCGCAGCCGCCACTACGTGAACGTCATCGTGGCCGGCAAACACCCCGCCCCGCAGTGGCTGAGTATGGACGCCGCCCGCACGCACTGCGCCGAAGGCATCGGCCTCTGGCCCTGGGCCAGCACCGACGCCGGCCAAGAGCCCGACGCCGTGCTCGCCTGCTGCGGCGACGTGCCCACGCTGGAAATCCTGGCCGCCGCCAGCATCCTGCGCGAGCACCTGCCCGAGTTAAAAATCCGGGTCGTGAACGTAGTCGATTTATTGAAGCTGGAGCGCCACACTGAGCACCCCCACGGCCTGCCCGACGCCGACTACGATGCCCTGTTTACCCGCGACAAGCCGGTGATTTTTGCCTTTCACGGCTACCCCTGGCTGGTGCACCGCCTCACCTACAACCGCGCCAACAACCAGCACATGCACGTGCGCGGCTACAAAGAGGAAGGCACCATCACCACGGCCTTCGACATGACGGTGCTCAACGACATGGACCGCTTTCACCTGGCCATGGATGTGCTCGACCGCGTGCCCCAGCTCGGCAACAAAGGCGCGTACCTCAAACAGCATCTCAAGGATAAGCTGGTGGAGCACCGCCAGTACATCACCACCCACGGCGAGGACATGCCCGAGGTGCGCAACTGGCAGTGGAAAGCATAA
- a CDS encoding SDR family NAD(P)-dependent oxidoreductase, with amino-acid sequence MAPVSSQTALVTGATGGIGYELAKLFARDGINLVLVARRQAQLDEIKADFERQYGIRVTCLAADLGEAGQAAAVYQQCQAQGIALDYLVNNAGFGSYKDVVQEDLAAYESMLTLNVLAVTLLSALAAQDMVRRRAGRILNVGSTSAFQPVPHMAVYGASKSYVMHFTEALHAELQGTGVTATVLSPGVTATGFVARAGMGQWSQAQGKLLSAATVAKLGYQAMQQGKLNVVTGWKNKLLALGISLVPFRGLKLAMSSRFMQESH; translated from the coding sequence ATGGCTCCTGTTAGTTCACAAACGGCCCTGGTCACCGGGGCCACCGGCGGCATCGGCTACGAGCTGGCCAAGCTCTTCGCCCGCGATGGCATCAACCTGGTGCTGGTGGCCCGTCGCCAGGCGCAGCTCGATGAAATCAAAGCGGACTTCGAACGCCAGTACGGCATCCGGGTCACCTGCCTGGCGGCCGACCTGGGCGAAGCCGGCCAGGCGGCCGCCGTGTATCAGCAGTGCCAGGCCCAGGGCATCGCGCTGGATTACCTGGTCAATAACGCCGGTTTCGGCTCCTACAAAGACGTAGTGCAGGAAGACCTGGCGGCCTACGAAAGTATGCTGACCCTCAACGTGCTGGCTGTCACTCTACTTTCGGCCCTGGCGGCCCAGGATATGGTGCGCCGCCGGGCGGGCCGCATCCTGAACGTAGGCTCGACCTCCGCCTTTCAGCCGGTGCCGCACATGGCGGTCTACGGCGCGTCGAAGAGCTACGTGATGCACTTCACCGAGGCCCTGCACGCCGAACTGCAAGGCACCGGGGTGACGGCCACGGTGCTGAGCCCCGGCGTCACGGCCACCGGGTTCGTGGCGCGGGCGGGCATGGGCCAGTGGTCCCAGGCGCAGGGCAAGCTGCTGAGTGCCGCTACCGTAGCGAAATTAGGCTACCAGGCCATGCAGCAGGGCAAGCTAAACGTGGTAACGGGCTGGAAAAACAAGCTGCTTGCCCTGGGCATCAGCTTGGTGCCGTTTCGCGGGCTGAAACTGGCCATGTCAAGTCGCTTCATGCAAGAAAGCCACTAG
- a CDS encoding acetate/propionate family kinase gives MPAVVDLILVLNGGSSSIKFAVYGPGDAPTRQLHGHLDRIGQPGTRLTFSEAADTSPTTCPATAADPVAAASFLVDWLARHAVFARVAAVGHRVVYGGPTHQAPELITPALLTDLQQLTAYDPDHLPGELALMLALHERYPQLRQVACFDTAFHQHMPRVAQQLPLPRRFEARGLRRYGFHGLSYAYLLEELARQAGPAASRGKVILAHLGSGASLAAVLDGQSQDTSMGFTPAAGLVMGTRPGDLDPGVAAYLLQVEQLTAKEFNHLINHESGLLGVSETSADMQDLLAAQATDARAAEAVALFCYQARKWVGAYAAVLGGLDTLVFSGGIGAHAAEVRARICAGLAFLGLELDAAYNATHASVISSAASRVVVRVIPTDEERLIAQLVAGYLTP, from the coding sequence ATGCCCGCCGTAGTTGACCTTATTCTAGTCCTCAACGGCGGCTCGTCCAGCATCAAGTTTGCGGTGTACGGGCCGGGCGACGCGCCGACGCGCCAACTGCACGGCCACCTCGACCGCATTGGCCAGCCCGGCACCCGGCTCACGTTCAGCGAGGCGGCGGATACCAGCCCCACCACGTGCCCAGCCACCGCCGCCGACCCGGTGGCGGCGGCTAGCTTCCTAGTGGACTGGCTGGCCCGGCACGCGGTTTTTGCCCGCGTGGCGGCCGTGGGGCACCGGGTGGTGTATGGTGGTCCGACGCACCAGGCCCCCGAACTCATTACGCCGGCCTTGCTGACTGACTTGCAGCAGCTGACCGCCTACGACCCCGACCACCTGCCCGGCGAGCTAGCGCTTATGCTGGCCCTGCACGAGCGTTACCCCCAGCTACGGCAGGTGGCGTGCTTCGACACCGCCTTCCACCAGCATATGCCCCGCGTGGCGCAGCAGCTGCCGTTGCCTCGCCGCTTTGAAGCGCGGGGGCTGCGTCGCTATGGCTTCCACGGGCTTTCCTATGCCTACCTGCTCGAAGAGCTGGCCCGGCAGGCGGGGCCGGCGGCGTCACGGGGCAAGGTTATCCTGGCGCACCTGGGCAGTGGGGCCAGCCTGGCGGCCGTGCTGGATGGCCAGAGCCAGGACACGAGCATGGGCTTCACGCCCGCCGCCGGCCTGGTGATGGGCACCCGCCCTGGTGACCTTGACCCCGGCGTGGCCGCCTACCTTCTGCAAGTCGAGCAGCTTACGGCCAAGGAGTTCAACCACCTCATCAACCACGAATCGGGTTTGCTGGGCGTATCCGAAACCAGCGCTGACATGCAGGATTTGCTGGCCGCCCAGGCCACCGACGCACGGGCGGCCGAAGCCGTGGCACTCTTCTGCTACCAGGCCCGCAAGTGGGTCGGAGCCTATGCAGCCGTGCTCGGCGGATTGGATACACTGGTGTTTTCGGGCGGCATCGGCGCGCACGCGGCTGAGGTGCGCGCCCGCATCTGCGCCGGGCTGGCGTTTTTGGGCCTCGAACTCGACGCGGCGTACAATGCGACGCACGCGAGCGTGATTTCCAGTGCGGCCAGTCGGGTAGTGGTGCGCGTGATTCCGACCGACGAGGAGCGCCTGATTGCGCAGCTCGTGGCCGGGTACCTCACCCCCTAA
- a CDS encoding HAD-IA family hydrolase: MTEPSPPARALPITTLFVDIGGVLLSNGWGLASRQLAATTFGLDGAEVERRHQLVFSTYELGHLSLADYLRQVVFYRSRSFSAAAFQEFMFAQSQPYPPMLALVRQLKANYHLKIAVVSNEARELNAHRIHTFGLADFVDFFVSSCFVHLSKPDVAIFRLALDLAQTPAKQVLYLEDQPLFVGVAAGLGIQGICHESYASTCAQLAAFGLSV; this comes from the coding sequence ATGACGGAACCTTCGCCCCCGGCCCGTGCGCTCCCCATCACCACGCTGTTTGTGGACATCGGGGGCGTGCTGCTCAGCAACGGCTGGGGCCTGGCCTCGCGCCAGTTGGCGGCCACTACTTTCGGCCTGGACGGTGCGGAAGTGGAACGGCGGCACCAGTTGGTTTTCAGCACCTACGAGCTGGGCCACCTCAGCCTGGCCGACTACCTGCGGCAGGTAGTATTCTACCGGTCCCGGTCGTTTAGCGCGGCGGCATTTCAGGAGTTTATGTTTGCCCAATCGCAGCCCTACCCCCCGATGTTGGCGCTGGTGCGGCAATTAAAGGCAAACTACCATCTCAAGATAGCCGTGGTCAGCAACGAGGCCCGCGAGTTGAATGCCCACCGGATTCACACGTTCGGGCTGGCCGACTTCGTGGATTTTTTCGTGTCCTCCTGCTTCGTCCACCTCAGCAAGCCCGACGTAGCCATCTTCCGCCTGGCGCTCGACCTGGCCCAAACGCCGGCCAAGCAAGTGCTGTACTTGGAAGACCAGCCGCTATTCGTAGGCGTGGCGGCTGGCCTGGGCATCCAGGGCATTTGCCACGAAAGCTACGCCTCGACCTGCGCCCAATTAGCCGCTTTTGGCTTGTCCGTTTAA
- a CDS encoding SDR family NAD(P)-dependent oxidoreductase, which translates to MDKDLQGKTALVTGAASGIGRAVALLYGQHGAKVMVSDIDEAQGQQVVAKLTAAGAEAQFYKADVGDPAQCRQLVQATVAAFGTLDVACNNAGITGELSLTADYSLEGWQKIINVNLNSVFFCLKYELEVMLKQGAGSIINMSSILGQVGTPTLAGYVTAKHGVIGLTQTAAQEYAAQGIRINAVGPGYIDTPLLGAFSAETKAGLVALHPIGRLGKSEEVAELVIWLSSEKASFVTGAYYPVDGGYLAK; encoded by the coding sequence ATGGATAAGGACTTGCAAGGAAAAACCGCCCTGGTTACCGGGGCCGCTTCGGGTATAGGCCGGGCCGTGGCGCTGCTCTACGGGCAGCACGGGGCCAAAGTCATGGTGTCGGACATCGACGAAGCGCAGGGCCAGCAGGTGGTGGCCAAGCTAACGGCCGCCGGGGCCGAGGCCCAGTTCTACAAGGCCGACGTGGGCGACCCCGCCCAGTGCCGCCAGCTGGTGCAAGCCACCGTGGCCGCCTTCGGCACCCTCGACGTGGCCTGCAACAACGCCGGCATCACCGGCGAGCTGAGCCTGACGGCCGACTACTCGCTCGAAGGCTGGCAAAAGATTATCAATGTGAACCTGAACAGCGTTTTCTTCTGCCTCAAATACGAGCTGGAAGTGATGCTGAAGCAGGGCGCTGGCTCGATTATCAACATGTCGTCCATCCTGGGGCAGGTGGGCACGCCCACGCTGGCGGGCTACGTCACGGCCAAGCACGGCGTCATCGGCCTCACCCAAACAGCCGCCCAGGAATACGCCGCCCAGGGCATCCGCATCAACGCGGTGGGGCCGGGCTACATCGATACGCCGCTGCTGGGCGCGTTTTCGGCCGAAACCAAGGCTGGGCTGGTGGCGCTACACCCCATTGGCCGCTTAGGCAAGTCGGAGGAAGTGGCCGAGCTGGTCATCTGGCTCAGTTCTGAAAAAGCCTCCTTCGTGACCGGGGCCTACTACCCCGTCGATGGCGGCTACCTGGCCAAATAA
- a CDS encoding universal stress protein produces MNSSILLLANLPEAAAHTARYAAALGRPLGLRLVLLHCYLYPVLSEPELLTAATEELDLNEAETMTALRALARSLPETTEVLEASGIVLDDVAAAIRRYQPLLLAMGLGPDQGLLDELLRSQVLPVLRDTHRPVLLVPAAATAAGPPRRVLVAVDGEPFTPNAAGLAVAPLLASWAAAYTVAHILPGPGEAARSSHLALADVQASGLLPPEAPLRLCQEIYSSPVAGILQALAETQADLLVLIARPRSFLGGLFHRSVTAAVLRHCQVPVLLVPEVE; encoded by the coding sequence ATGAACTCCTCCATTCTCCTGCTGGCGAATCTGCCCGAGGCGGCGGCCCACACGGCACGGTACGCCGCTGCCTTAGGCCGCCCACTGGGCCTACGCCTGGTCCTGCTGCATTGCTACCTCTACCCGGTGCTGAGCGAGCCCGAACTGCTGACGGCGGCCACGGAAGAACTGGACCTCAACGAGGCCGAAACCATGACGGCGCTGCGGGCCCTGGCCCGCAGCCTGCCGGAGACAACTGAGGTGCTGGAAGCCAGCGGCATTGTGCTGGATGACGTGGCGGCGGCCATCCGCCGCTACCAGCCGCTACTGCTGGCCATGGGCCTAGGCCCCGACCAAGGCCTGCTCGATGAGCTGCTGCGTAGCCAGGTGCTGCCCGTGCTGCGGGATACGCACCGGCCGGTGCTGCTGGTACCCGCTGCTGCCACCGCCGCCGGTCCGCCGCGCCGCGTACTGGTGGCCGTCGACGGGGAGCCATTTACGCCCAACGCGGCGGGCCTGGCCGTGGCGCCGCTGCTGGCTTCCTGGGCGGCGGCTTACACGGTGGCCCACATTCTGCCTGGCCCCGGCGAGGCGGCGCGGTCGAGCCACCTGGCGCTAGCCGACGTGCAGGCCAGTGGCCTGCTACCGCCCGAGGCGCCGCTCCGGCTCTGTCAGGAAATCTATTCGTCGCCGGTGGCTGGCATTTTGCAGGCCCTGGCCGAGACCCAAGCCGATTTGCTGGTGCTCATCGCCCGGCCGCGCAGCTTTTTAGGCGGGTTGTTTCACCGCAGCGTCACGGCCGCCGTGCTGCGCCACTGCCAGGTGCCGGTGCTATTGGTGCCGGAGGTGGAATAG